The Verrucomicrobium spinosum DSM 4136 = JCM 18804 DNA segment AGGCGCGAGTTCGGGAGTGGGCACAAGGCCCTGGAAGGAGCGAAGCTGCATGGGGTGTGACGGAAAACGAATCGACTGAAAGGGAGTCTGTAGCGGTGCCAGACTCAATGTGCAAGCCGGGGGCGCTGACAATCCTGACCCCGGGATGCGCAGAAGCCAGCCCGGCCGGGGCTGGCTTGCAGGGGAAAAGGGATCAGGCTGAGCGACTTACTTCGCCGGCTTCGGGTAGCCCTCCAGCTTCACCACGGACACCTGCTCCTTCGTGGGGAAGTCCGCCGGGACCGCTGCCGTGGCCTCCACTTTGCCCTTTGCGGCCCACTCAGTGCCGCGCTGGAGCAGGGTGTAGAAGCCGCGATCCAGCATGGAGTAGTCGGCATGGCCCAGCGTGGTGTGGAAGACACGTCCCTTGCCATAGGTCAGCACCATGGAGTTGGGCTCCAGCACGCCCGTCAGGTCAGATTTGGAGGCGGTGAGGATTTCTACATTCTCCGCCGGGCCGCGCAGCTTGCTGTACAGCTCGTCCTTGGCGTGCATCCAGGTCTTCGGCAGACCGTTGGTGATCGGGTGGTCGGCGTTCTGGGTCTCCACCAGGAACTCATGCTGAGGGCCATGGGCACCGCCGTTGCCTGCCGTGGTGTCGCGGAAGAGCTTGCCATCCTTCACGTAGAGCCAGGGGCCGCTTTTCTCGTTCCGCCCTCCCCAGCCACCCACGCCGATCATTTCGTTGTAGGCTTTCCAGTTGGGGAAGGAGTTGTTGGCCGCATGCACAGAG contains these protein-coding regions:
- a CDS encoding ThuA domain-containing protein, whose translation is MKLHRLLHTFTLAAALLVAVTATAADKLKVLIVDGQNNHNWQNTTPVLVHALESSGAFTVTVSTAPVKNSPAEAWKTWQPKFADYAVVVSNYNGADWPEDVQKSFETFVQNGGGFVSVHAANNSFPNWKAYNEMIGVGGWGGRNEKSGPWLYVKDGKLFRDTTAGNGGAHGPQHEFLVETQNADHPITNGLPKTWMHAKDELYSKLRGPAENVEILTASKSDLTGVLEPNSMVLTYGKGRVFHTTLGHADYSMLDRGFYTLLQRGTEWAAKGKVEATAAVPADFPTKEQVSVVKLEGYPKPAK